The Providencia sp. PROV188 genome includes a region encoding these proteins:
- a CDS encoding amino acid permease, translating into MQSTSQLARGLSARHIRFMALGSAIGTGLFYGSAKAIETAGPAVLLAYIIGGAAVFMVMRALGEMAVRSPLAGSFSQYASHYLGPRAGFFTGWTYVFEMLIVCLADVTAFGVYMKLWFPDVAQWIWVLSIICFIGAINLCHVKTFGEMEFWLSIVKVGAIVAMIVGGAAIMMFGFGQASEHAVGVSNLFDHGGFMPNGIGGVIASFAVVMFAFGGIEVIGITASEAKNPEVTIPKAINAVPVRILLFYVLTLFVLMCIYPWNQIGQNGSPFVQIFDSLGISAAANILNVVVITAAISAINSDIFGAGRMMYGMAHEGQAPKSFTKLTKNGVPWMTVLVMVLVLFIGVVLNYLIPEDVFLVIASIATFATIWVWFMILLAQFAMRRKMTPEQVQQLKFPVPMWPVAPILAIAFMVFIFGVLGYFESTRIALYVGICWLLLLTIAYAVWVKKPEETEKEVEELA; encoded by the coding sequence ATGCAAAGCACATCACAACTTGCGCGTGGGCTTTCTGCGCGCCACATCCGATTTATGGCCCTCGGTTCAGCAATAGGAACGGGGTTATTTTATGGTTCAGCCAAAGCCATTGAAACTGCCGGTCCGGCCGTTTTACTGGCTTATATTATTGGGGGCGCCGCTGTTTTTATGGTGATGCGTGCTCTTGGTGAAATGGCGGTTCGTAGCCCATTGGCAGGATCATTCTCCCAATATGCTAGCCACTATTTAGGTCCGCGAGCGGGCTTTTTCACAGGTTGGACGTATGTTTTTGAAATGCTCATTGTCTGCTTGGCTGACGTGACGGCATTTGGGGTCTATATGAAATTATGGTTCCCTGATGTGGCTCAGTGGATTTGGGTGCTCAGTATTATCTGTTTTATCGGTGCCATTAACCTGTGCCACGTCAAAACATTCGGCGAAATGGAATTTTGGTTGTCGATAGTGAAAGTGGGGGCGATTGTCGCGATGATCGTCGGTGGCGCTGCCATTATGATGTTTGGCTTCGGTCAAGCCTCTGAACATGCGGTTGGGGTATCAAACCTATTTGACCATGGTGGGTTTATGCCAAATGGCATAGGCGGGGTCATCGCCTCATTTGCCGTGGTCATGTTCGCCTTTGGGGGAATTGAAGTCATCGGGATCACGGCGAGCGAAGCCAAAAACCCAGAAGTGACTATTCCTAAAGCCATTAATGCGGTGCCTGTACGTATCTTACTGTTCTACGTATTAACGTTGTTTGTACTGATGTGCATCTACCCATGGAATCAAATTGGCCAAAATGGCAGCCCGTTTGTGCAGATTTTTGATAGTTTAGGCATTTCAGCTGCGGCGAATATCTTGAACGTGGTGGTGATCACCGCCGCCATCTCGGCAATTAATAGTGATATTTTTGGTGCCGGTCGCATGATGTACGGCATGGCTCATGAAGGGCAGGCGCCTAAATCATTCACTAAGTTAACCAAAAATGGGGTGCCATGGATGACGGTGTTAGTCATGGTGCTGGTACTGTTTATTGGTGTGGTACTGAACTATCTGATCCCTGAAGATGTGTTCTTAGTGATCGCTTCGATTGCCACGTTTGCCACGATTTGGGTCTGGTTCATGATTTTACTGGCACAATTTGCGATGCGCCGTAAGATGACGCCAGAGCAAGTTCAGCAATTGAAATTCCCAGTACCGATGTGGCCAGTTGCGCCTATCCTTGCAATTGCCTTTATGGTGTTTATTTTCGGCGTATTAGGTTATTTTGAAAGTACTCGAATTGCGCTGTATGTGGGGATCTGTTGGTTGTTGTTACTCACTATTGCTTACGCGGTATGGGTGAAAAAACCGGAAGAAACCGAGAAAGAAGTCGAAGAATTAGCGTAA
- the hutH gene encoding histidine ammonia-lyase, which translates to MTKLTIHPGKMTLDELRVVFQKPVTVALDKHAHSVIAKSVATVNQIIAEDKTAYGINTGFGLLANTRIASKDLQSLQRSIVMSHAAGVGEPLDDDLVRLIMVLKINSLARGFSGIRLEVIEALIALVNAQVYPYIPAKGSVGASGDLAPLAHMSLILIGEGQARFEGQWLPAKKALEKAGLKPLTLEAKEGLALLNGTQTSTAFALKGLFAAENLLLSGIVCGALSVEATLGSRKPFDARVQEVRGQKGQIDVAALFRDVLSPTSELSQSHANCSKVQDPYSLRCQPQVMGACLTQIRQAAEVILIESNAVSDNPLVFTDNGDIISGGNFHAEPVAMASDNIALALAEIGALSERRIAMLMDTHMSQLPPFLVNNGGVNSGFMIAQVTAAALASENKALAHPSSVDSLPTSANQEDHVSMAPAAGRRLWEMAKNVTGILAIEWLSACQGMDFRDGLKSSEKLEKARKTLRDKVAYYDKDRYFAPDIEAAISLIDQHKLATLFAANSVFHS; encoded by the coding sequence ATGACTAAATTAACTATCCATCCAGGGAAAATGACACTCGACGAATTACGCGTTGTTTTCCAAAAACCAGTGACTGTTGCGTTAGATAAACATGCCCACAGCGTCATTGCCAAAAGCGTTGCGACCGTAAATCAAATTATTGCGGAAGATAAAACCGCGTATGGCATCAATACTGGGTTTGGTTTACTTGCTAACACCCGTATTGCCAGCAAAGATTTGCAATCTTTACAGCGCTCTATTGTGATGTCTCATGCGGCTGGCGTTGGTGAACCACTGGACGATGATCTGGTTCGCTTGATTATGGTATTAAAGATAAACAGCCTTGCGCGTGGTTTCTCAGGCATTCGCTTAGAAGTGATTGAAGCGCTGATTGCACTGGTTAACGCACAAGTCTACCCGTATATTCCTGCAAAAGGGTCAGTGGGCGCATCGGGTGATTTAGCGCCGCTAGCACATATGAGCTTAATTCTGATTGGCGAAGGGCAGGCGCGCTTTGAAGGTCAATGGCTACCTGCGAAAAAAGCGTTAGAAAAAGCGGGCTTGAAACCATTAACTCTGGAAGCTAAAGAAGGTTTGGCACTCCTGAACGGCACTCAAACCTCAACCGCGTTTGCGTTAAAAGGCTTGTTTGCGGCGGAAAATCTGCTGTTATCCGGCATTGTGTGTGGGGCGTTAAGCGTAGAAGCGACATTAGGCTCTCGCAAGCCATTTGATGCGCGAGTCCAAGAAGTTCGTGGTCAAAAAGGTCAAATCGATGTGGCTGCGCTGTTCCGCGATGTGTTATCGCCAACCAGCGAACTGTCCCAATCTCACGCAAATTGTTCTAAAGTCCAAGACCCGTATTCATTACGCTGTCAGCCTCAAGTGATGGGCGCGTGTTTAACGCAAATCCGTCAAGCGGCAGAAGTTATTTTAATTGAATCTAATGCGGTATCCGATAACCCGCTGGTGTTTACCGATAATGGCGACATTATTTCTGGTGGTAACTTCCATGCGGAGCCAGTTGCTATGGCGTCGGACAATATCGCGCTGGCATTAGCCGAAATAGGTGCATTATCAGAGCGACGCATTGCGATGTTGATGGACACGCACATGTCCCAATTACCGCCATTCTTAGTTAACAATGGTGGTGTGAACTCCGGCTTTATGATTGCACAGGTGACGGCAGCAGCATTAGCCAGTGAAAACAAAGCATTAGCGCATCCATCTAGCGTGGATAGTTTACCAACATCTGCTAACCAAGAAGACCACGTTTCCATGGCACCAGCAGCAGGTCGCCGTTTATGGGAAATGGCGAAAAACGTGACAGGCATTTTAGCCATTGAATGGTTATCTGCGTGTCAGGGAATGGATTTCCGCGACGGTTTGAAATCGAGCGAAAAACTGGAAAAAGCCCGTAAAACCCTGCGTGATAAAGTCGCGTATTACGATAAAGACCGTTATTTCGCACCGGATATCGAGGCGGCTATCTCGCTTATTGATCAACATAAACTTGCCACGTTGTTTGCAGCAAACTCGGTTTTTCATTCATAA
- the hutU gene encoding urocanate hydratase, producing MTKLNNKYRNIEIRAPRGTTLTAKSWLTEAPLRMLMNNLDPDVAENPHELVVYGGIGRAARNWQCYDQIIESLKQLDSDETLLVQSGKPVGVFKTHENAPRVLIANSNLVPHWANWEHFNELDAKGLAMYGQMTAGSWIYIGSQGIVQGTYETFVEAGRQHYNGDLTGRWVLTAGLGGMGGAQPLAATLAGACSLNIECQQSRIDFRLRTRYVDEQATDLDDALARIKKYTSEGKAVSIALCANAAEVLPEMVRRGIKPDMVTDQTSAHDPLNGYLPIGMSWDEYREKSVKDPQGTALAAKKSMAEHVKAMLAFQAQGIPTFDYGNNIRQMALEMGVEHAFDFPGFVPAYIRPLFCRGVGPFRWVALSGDPEDIYKTDAKVKELLPDDKHLHRWLDMARERISFQGLPARICWVGLGDRAKLGLAFNEMVRSGEVSAPIVIGRDHLDSGSVASPNRETEAMKDGSDAVSDWPLLNALLNTASGATWVSLHHGGGVGMGFSQHSGVVIVCDGTDAAAERIARVLHNDPATGVMRHADAGYDIAIECAKEKNLNLPMLKTR from the coding sequence GTGACAAAGTTAAATAACAAATATCGTAATATTGAAATTCGAGCACCTCGTGGAACGACCTTAACAGCTAAAAGTTGGCTGACAGAAGCGCCACTGCGCATGTTGATGAACAACCTCGATCCTGACGTGGCAGAAAATCCCCATGAGCTTGTGGTTTATGGTGGGATTGGCCGTGCAGCCCGTAACTGGCAATGCTATGACCAAATTATTGAATCCCTGAAACAGCTAGATAGCGACGAAACCCTGCTGGTGCAATCAGGGAAACCTGTCGGTGTATTCAAAACCCACGAAAATGCCCCCCGTGTATTAATCGCTAACTCTAACCTTGTACCGCATTGGGCGAATTGGGAGCATTTCAACGAGTTGGATGCAAAAGGCTTAGCCATGTATGGTCAAATGACCGCTGGAAGCTGGATTTATATTGGTAGCCAAGGGATTGTGCAAGGTACCTATGAAACCTTCGTTGAAGCGGGGCGCCAACATTACAATGGCGATCTTACAGGGCGTTGGGTATTAACAGCAGGTCTAGGTGGAATGGGTGGCGCACAGCCATTAGCGGCTACATTAGCAGGAGCTTGCTCATTAAATATTGAGTGCCAGCAAAGCCGTATCGATTTCCGTTTAAGAACCCGTTATGTGGATGAACAAGCCACTGATCTGGATGACGCATTAGCGCGCATCAAAAAGTACACATCAGAAGGCAAAGCTGTTTCTATCGCACTGTGTGCTAACGCGGCTGAAGTTTTACCTGAAATGGTTCGTCGTGGCATTAAGCCAGACATGGTTACCGACCAAACCAGTGCTCATGACCCGCTCAATGGCTATCTGCCGATTGGTATGAGCTGGGATGAGTATCGCGAAAAGAGCGTGAAAGACCCACAAGGTACTGCGTTGGCGGCGAAAAAATCCATGGCGGAACATGTGAAAGCGATGTTGGCTTTCCAAGCCCAAGGTATTCCAACATTCGATTACGGTAACAATATTCGTCAAATGGCGTTGGAAATGGGTGTTGAACATGCATTTGATTTCCCTGGATTTGTTCCAGCCTATATTCGCCCACTATTTTGCCGCGGTGTTGGTCCATTCCGTTGGGTGGCGTTATCAGGGGATCCTGAAGATATCTATAAAACAGATGCTAAAGTGAAAGAATTACTGCCAGATGATAAACATCTGCATCGTTGGCTGGACATGGCGCGTGAGCGTATTAGTTTCCAAGGCTTACCAGCACGTATTTGCTGGGTTGGTTTGGGGGATCGTGCCAAGTTAGGTTTAGCGTTCAATGAAATGGTCAGAAGTGGCGAGGTCTCTGCACCGATTGTTATTGGTCGTGACCATTTAGATTCAGGCTCAGTAGCGAGTCCAAACCGTGAAACTGAAGCGATGAAAGATGGCTCGGATGCGGTGTCGGATTGGCCGTTACTGAACGCGCTATTAAATACGGCGAGCGGCGCGACATGGGTGTCATTACACCATGGTGGCGGTGTTGGAATGGGCTTCTCTCAACATTCTGGCGTAGTGATTGTCTGCGATGGTACAGATGCAGCGGCGGAGCGTATTGCTCGCGTACTGCACAATGACCCAGCGACAGGGGTGATGCGCCACGCGGATGCGGGCTATGACATCGCTATCGAATGCGCTAAAGAGAAAAACTTAAACCTACCTATGCTAAAAACACGTTAA
- the prmB gene encoding 50S ribosomal protein L3 N(5)-glutamine methyltransferase translates to MEKIFVDEAVAELHTIQDILRWTMSRFNAANIYYGHGTDNPWDEALQLVLPSLYLPLDLPDELLTSRLTPTERHRIIERVLRRINDRIPVAYLTNSSWFCGHEFYVDERVLIPRSPIGELINNHFVGLLSDEPQTILDLCTGSGCIAIACAHEFPEAEVDAVDISTDVLAVTEQNIANHGLEHRVIPIRSDLFRDMPDVKYDLIVTNPPYVDAEDMDDLPQEFRVEPELALAAGSDGLKLVRRILANAPRFLTEEGILVCEVGNSMVHLIDQYPDIPFIWLDFEFGGDGVFMLTREQLVEHHEHFALYID, encoded by the coding sequence TTGGAAAAGATCTTCGTTGATGAAGCCGTCGCAGAACTTCATACCATTCAAGACATTTTACGTTGGACCATGAGCCGCTTTAATGCTGCCAATATCTATTATGGTCACGGTACCGATAACCCATGGGATGAAGCTTTACAGTTAGTTTTGCCAAGCCTGTATTTACCGCTGGACTTACCGGATGAGCTACTAACTTCGCGCCTGACTCCAACGGAGCGTCACCGCATTATTGAGCGCGTATTACGCCGTATCAATGACCGTATTCCAGTTGCCTATCTGACTAACAGTTCGTGGTTCTGTGGACATGAATTCTATGTGGATGAGCGAGTGCTGATCCCGCGTTCGCCAATTGGTGAGCTGATTAACAACCATTTTGTGGGTTTATTATCTGATGAACCACAAACCATCCTTGACCTGTGTACGGGAAGTGGCTGCATTGCGATTGCCTGCGCCCATGAATTCCCTGAAGCTGAAGTGGATGCCGTGGATATCTCTACGGATGTCTTGGCTGTGACTGAGCAAAACATTGCGAATCATGGTTTAGAGCACCGTGTGATCCCAATTCGTTCTGATTTATTCAGAGATATGCCAGACGTTAAATATGACCTGATTGTCACCAATCCGCCGTATGTGGATGCCGAGGATATGGACGATCTGCCACAAGAGTTCCGTGTCGAGCCTGAACTGGCGTTGGCGGCTGGTAGCGATGGTCTGAAACTGGTTCGCCGCATTCTCGCTAATGCTCCGCGCTTCTTAACTGAAGAGGGGATTTTGGTGTGCGAAGTGGGTAACAGCATGGTGCATCTGATTGACCAATATCCAGATATTCCATTTATCTGGTTAGATTTCGAATTTGGTGGTGACGGCGTGTTTATGTTAACCCGTGAACAGTTGGTGGAACATCACGAGCACTTTGCTCTTTATATTGATTAA
- the hutC gene encoding histidine utilization repressor — MTAEKKPKLKTPVPLYLQVKQSIIEKIQAGEWQANDRVPSEAELVVQFDCSRMTANRALRELTAEGLLVRLQGVGTFVAEPKGQSALFEIHSIEDEILARNHQYSCKINKLEKVSASVTLAKELNISPETPVYHSVIVHLENDIPVQIEDRFVNALAAPDYLEQDFLTITPHDYLSRVAPLTQGEHIVEAVEADDRSARLLQVHVGASCLQITRRTWSQSHIVTSTKLLFPGHRYKLKGSFSS, encoded by the coding sequence GTGACAGCCGAAAAAAAACCGAAGCTGAAAACTCCTGTTCCATTGTATTTGCAAGTTAAGCAGTCAATTATTGAAAAAATACAAGCAGGAGAGTGGCAAGCCAACGACCGTGTGCCTTCAGAAGCCGAGTTAGTTGTGCAGTTTGATTGTAGCCGAATGACGGCAAACCGAGCCTTACGGGAGCTTACCGCTGAAGGGTTATTGGTGCGTCTTCAAGGGGTTGGCACCTTTGTTGCCGAACCTAAAGGGCAATCCGCTTTGTTTGAAATCCACAGCATTGAAGATGAGATCCTCGCCAGAAATCATCAATACAGCTGCAAAATTAATAAGTTAGAGAAAGTCAGTGCATCAGTCACACTGGCAAAAGAGTTAAATATTTCCCCAGAAACGCCGGTTTATCATTCCGTGATTGTCCATTTGGAGAATGATATTCCTGTGCAAATTGAAGATCGTTTTGTGAATGCGCTGGCAGCACCGGATTATCTGGAACAAGACTTTCTGACCATCACTCCCCACGATTATTTATCCCGTGTTGCGCCGTTGACTCAGGGTGAGCATATTGTTGAAGCGGTAGAGGCGGATGACCGCAGTGCTCGACTTTTGCAAGTGCATGTGGGCGCATCCTGCCTGCAAATTACCCGCCGAACATGGTCACAAAGCCATATCGTGACCAGTACGAAGTTATTGTTTCCCGGTCATCGATATAAACTGAAAGGCAGTTTTTCTTCCTAG
- the aroC gene encoding chorismate synthase, whose protein sequence is MAGNSIGQLFRVTTFGESHGLALGCIVDGVPPGLALTEADLQIDLDRRRPGTSRYTTARREPDQVKILSGVFNGVTTGTSIGLLIENTDQRSQDYGAIKDVFRPGHADYTYEQKYGLRDYRGGGRSSARETAMRVAAGAIAKKFLQEKFGIQIRACLTQMGSVECEIKDWSIVEENPFFCPDPSKLDALDELLRGLKKEGDSIGAKVTVVAENVPAGLGEPVFDRLDADIAHALMSINAVKGVEIGDGFGVVSLKGSENRDEITRHGFTSNHAGGILGGISSSQPIIAHIAMKPTSSITVSGKTLNRDGEEVEMITKGRHDPCVGIRAVPIAEAMMAIVLMDHFLRHRGQCADVVPAVAPFE, encoded by the coding sequence ATGGCTGGAAATTCAATTGGGCAACTGTTTCGTGTGACCACTTTTGGAGAGTCACACGGGCTAGCATTAGGCTGCATCGTTGACGGTGTTCCGCCGGGATTAGCGCTGACAGAAGCAGATTTACAAATCGACTTAGACCGCCGTCGTCCAGGCACATCGCGCTATACCACTGCGCGCCGTGAACCTGACCAAGTGAAAATCCTATCGGGGGTTTTTAACGGTGTGACGACAGGCACCAGTATCGGTTTATTAATTGAAAATACCGATCAACGTTCCCAAGATTATGGTGCGATTAAAGACGTGTTCCGTCCAGGGCACGCCGATTACACATATGAACAGAAATATGGTCTGCGCGATTATCGCGGTGGCGGTCGTTCATCCGCCCGTGAAACCGCGATGCGTGTTGCTGCGGGGGCGATTGCCAAGAAATTCTTGCAAGAAAAATTTGGCATTCAAATTCGTGCATGTCTGACCCAAATGGGCAGCGTAGAGTGTGAAATTAAAGATTGGTCGATTGTCGAAGAAAACCCATTCTTCTGCCCTGATCCAAGCAAATTGGATGCCCTTGATGAGCTGTTACGTGGCTTGAAAAAAGAGGGTGATTCCATTGGTGCGAAAGTCACCGTTGTGGCTGAGAACGTTCCCGCGGGTTTAGGCGAGCCAGTTTTTGACCGCTTAGATGCTGATATCGCTCATGCACTGATGAGCATTAATGCAGTAAAAGGCGTAGAAATTGGCGATGGTTTTGGAGTGGTGAGCTTAAAAGGCAGTGAAAACCGCGATGAAATCACCCGCCATGGTTTTACATCTAACCATGCTGGTGGGATTTTAGGGGGCATTAGCAGCAGCCAGCCGATTATTGCCCATATCGCGATGAAACCGACCTCTAGCATTACTGTTTCAGGAAAAACCTTGAACCGTGATGGTGAAGAAGTTGAGATGATCACCAAAGGTCGCCATGACCCTTGTGTAGGCATTCGCGCGGTACCTATCGCGGAAGCCATGATGGCGATTGTGCTGATGGATCACTTTTTGCGTCACCGTGGGCAATGTGCGGATGTTGTGCCAGCAGTGGCGCCATTCGAATAA
- a CDS encoding TSUP family transporter, whose translation MDWLTAVAPEVYALLFFVALLAGFIDSIAGGGGLLTIPALLSVGITPVETLATNKLQAIGGSFSATLYFARRKAINLREQIFPVVMTIIGAMLGAILIQSIDTAFLKQLLPVMVICVGLYFLLTPSLGVQDRPQRVSMPIFGVAAGMSIGFYDGAFGPGTGSFLALAYVLLLGYNLAKATAHAKLLNFASNFGSLIFFIIGGHVLWVLGFVMLAGQMVGARLGARLVLTKGQKLIRPMIVVISLLMSIKLLNDSHGDDIKAWFLTLF comes from the coding sequence ATGGATTGGCTTACCGCCGTTGCGCCTGAAGTTTACGCTCTGCTGTTTTTTGTCGCTCTACTTGCTGGTTTTATTGACTCTATCGCTGGGGGCGGTGGTTTACTGACGATTCCTGCGCTGCTTTCTGTGGGGATCACCCCTGTCGAAACCTTGGCGACCAATAAATTACAAGCCATTGGCGGTTCATTCTCTGCCACACTCTATTTTGCAAGACGTAAAGCCATTAATTTGCGAGAGCAAATTTTCCCGGTGGTCATGACCATAATAGGGGCAATGCTCGGGGCAATTTTAATTCAATCCATCGATACCGCATTTTTGAAACAGCTGTTGCCAGTAATGGTCATCTGTGTCGGTCTCTATTTCTTACTCACACCCTCTTTGGGTGTGCAAGATAGACCTCAGCGCGTCAGCATGCCAATCTTTGGGGTTGCTGCGGGGATGAGTATCGGCTTTTATGATGGGGCATTTGGTCCAGGAACTGGCTCATTTTTAGCGCTCGCTTATGTCCTACTATTAGGGTATAACCTCGCCAAAGCTACCGCCCATGCTAAATTGTTAAATTTCGCCTCCAATTTCGGATCTTTGATCTTTTTTATTATCGGAGGTCATGTTCTTTGGGTGCTCGGTTTTGTTATGCTTGCCGGCCAAATGGTTGGTGCGAGACTTGGCGCTCGCTTAGTGTTAACCAAAGGACAAAAACTTATCAGGCCGATGATCGTCGTGATTTCACTCTTAATGAGTATTAAGCTGTTAAATGACAGCCACGGTGACGATATTAAAGCTTGGTTTCTCACATTATTTTAA
- a CDS encoding elongation factor P hydroxylase yields MTQHHYQQLIDIFEQCFGEEYNTKLVKGDDEPVYLPADDTTPYNQIVFAHGFFTSALHEISHWCIAGEKRRQQVDYGYWYCPDGRDEKTQCDFEVVEIKPQALDWFFCVATGIPFNVSCDNLEGDFEPDRIAFMRKVHGQVMEYLEKGIPERPLRFINALQSFYNTPPLCAELFPYPEDIFA; encoded by the coding sequence ATGACCCAACATCATTATCAGCAACTTATTGATATTTTCGAACAGTGTTTCGGCGAAGAGTACAATACCAAATTGGTAAAAGGGGACGACGAGCCTGTCTATTTACCTGCCGATGACACCACACCATACAACCAAATTGTGTTTGCACATGGCTTTTTTACCAGTGCACTCCATGAAATTTCTCACTGGTGCATTGCGGGGGAAAAACGCCGCCAGCAAGTGGATTACGGTTATTGGTACTGCCCAGATGGTCGCGATGAAAAAACTCAGTGTGACTTTGAAGTGGTCGAAATCAAACCTCAAGCATTGGATTGGTTTTTCTGTGTGGCAACAGGTATCCCATTTAATGTGAGTTGTGACAACTTGGAAGGGGATTTTGAACCTGACCGTATTGCCTTTATGCGCAAAGTGCATGGTCAAGTGATGGAGTACCTCGAAAAAGGTATTCCAGAGAGACCACTGCGCTTTATTAATGCGTTACAATCGTTTTACAATACACCCCCACTTTGCGCGGAACTGTTTCCTTATCCGGAAGATATTTTCGCCTAA